A genomic stretch from Deinococcus radiotolerans includes:
- a CDS encoding DegV family protein, translated as MTIAIVTDSTCDLTPELLAQIGVTSVPLYVLFDGKMHKDGLEITPQDIFTGLKSGKKTPSTSQPSPAEFAAAYYAALQQADEVLSIHISGQMSGTVGSARLAAQEFAGKVTVVDSRSVSMGLGLRVLRAAELAHQGLSMTQIVQKLEAAGSQADIRFTVDTLDFLRINGRIGGAQALLGSLLNIKPILVVKDGRVEAGGRVRGHKKAMADIVDHVKKYVARHGSARLAVMCTPGGEAYVQEVRAGLAGLTFEDMGDHQIGAVVATHAGPGTVGVTLEPVTV; from the coding sequence ATGACCATTGCGATCGTCACGGACTCCACGTGTGACCTGACGCCAGAGCTGCTCGCTCAGATTGGCGTGACCAGCGTGCCTCTGTACGTGCTGTTTGACGGGAAGATGCACAAAGACGGCCTGGAGATCACGCCGCAGGACATCTTCACGGGCCTGAAATCCGGGAAGAAGACGCCCAGCACCTCGCAGCCCAGCCCGGCCGAGTTCGCCGCCGCGTACTACGCCGCGCTGCAACAGGCCGATGAGGTGCTGAGCATTCACATCAGTGGGCAGATGTCCGGCACGGTCGGCAGCGCCCGCCTGGCCGCGCAGGAATTCGCCGGGAAGGTCACGGTCGTGGACAGCCGCTCGGTCAGCATGGGCCTGGGCCTGCGCGTGCTGCGCGCCGCTGAACTGGCCCACCAGGGCCTCAGCATGACGCAGATCGTGCAGAAGCTGGAAGCGGCGGGTTCCCAGGCGGACATCCGCTTCACGGTGGACACCCTGGATTTCCTGCGCATCAACGGCCGCATTGGGGGCGCGCAGGCGCTACTGGGCAGCCTGCTGAACATCAAACCCATCCTGGTCGTCAAGGACGGCCGCGTGGAGGCGGGCGGCCGCGTCCGCGGGCACAAGAAGGCCATGGCGGACATCGTGGACCACGTGAAGAAGTACGTGGCCCGGCACGGCAGCGCCCGCCTGGCCGTGATGTGCACCCCTGGCGGCGAGGCGTACGTGCAGGAAGTCCGCGCCGGACTGGCGGGCCTGACCTTCGAGGACATGGGAGACCACCAGATTGGCGCCGTGGTCGCCACCCACGCCGGTCCCGGCACGGTGGGCGTCACGCTGGAGCCCGTCACCGTCTGA
- the nudC gene encoding NAD(+) diphosphatase, protein MIATSRPDGFEVALTLTPDAESVWFVFDGPKLVLRTDGALPTGEAPLPAVDVTPLGTLDGTSYLAAGLDGDLPAGFQAVPVRSGFGRLPEHHMGLAGYAAQVIEFARTHRYCGRCATPLSDATHERSRRCPNCGLTVYPRVAPVAMVLIRRGQSRDTELLLARSPHFPPGMYSALAGFVEPSETLEAAARREVQEEVGVQITDLRYQFSQPWPFPHSLMLGFTAEYAGGDITPQPGEIDDARWFPVTDLPTLPAAFSIARALIDAAVAEALA, encoded by the coding sequence ATGATTGCGACGAGTCGCCCTGACGGCTTTGAGGTTGCCCTGACGCTGACCCCGGATGCGGAGTCGGTGTGGTTCGTGTTCGACGGACCGAAACTCGTCCTGCGCACGGACGGCGCCCTGCCGACCGGGGAAGCCCCACTGCCCGCGGTGGACGTGACGCCGCTGGGCACCCTGGACGGCACGTCGTATCTGGCGGCGGGCCTGGACGGCGACCTGCCCGCCGGCTTCCAGGCTGTGCCGGTCCGTTCCGGCTTTGGCCGTCTGCCTGAGCACCACATGGGGCTGGCCGGGTACGCTGCGCAGGTCATCGAGTTCGCCCGCACGCACCGCTACTGCGGCCGCTGCGCCACGCCCCTCAGTGACGCCACGCATGAACGCTCGCGCCGCTGCCCGAACTGCGGCCTGACGGTGTACCCGCGCGTGGCCCCCGTCGCGATGGTGCTGATCCGGCGCGGTCAGAGCCGGGACACCGAACTGCTGCTGGCCCGCAGCCCGCACTTCCCGCCCGGCATGTACTCCGCGCTGGCGGGCTTCGTGGAACCCTCCGAGACGCTGGAAGCCGCTGCCCGGCGCGAGGTGCAGGAGGAGGTGGGCGTGCAGATCACGGACCTGCGGTACCAGTTCAGTCAGCCGTGGCCGTTCCCGCACTCGCTGATGCTGGGCTTCACCGCCGAGTACGCGGGCGGCGACATCACCCCGCAACCCGGCGAGATCGACGACGCCCGCTGGTTCCCGGTCACCGACCTGCCCACCCTGCCCGCCGCGTTCAGCATCGCTCGGGCGCTGATCGACGCGGCGGTGGCCGAGGCCCTGGCGTAA
- a CDS encoding DHH family phosphoesterase: MTDAAVPNADLHAVARALLDHAGPIVILSHENPDGDALGSVLGLARALRQLGREVIAPMHVPRFLAFMPRDGELSGHLSEWPADALAAVLDVDNNDPVRVAGADLSTFSGPVVNVDHHGTNARRADALAVDPAQPAAAAMIAELVDLLGATWTEEIATPLMLGLITDTGSFRFESVTPAAFQTAATLRAAGARLGWINDHLGQNPQTYYTLLREVLGTLQVLHDGRVVLVRVDGGMLERTGAAWEDVENYVGMFRNVEGSQLAVMVKDFGERVKVSLRSRAGLSAQNVAVALGGGGHVPAAGASLNLTWPEAFPLLDAAIQAELRRVDDLNGTPRPSGSPGAP, encoded by the coding sequence ATGACTGACGCCGCCGTCCCCAATGCTGACCTTCACGCTGTCGCCCGGGCCCTGCTTGATCACGCCGGGCCCATCGTGATCCTGTCGCATGAAAATCCTGACGGGGACGCGCTGGGCAGCGTTCTGGGCCTGGCCCGCGCATTGCGGCAGCTGGGGCGGGAGGTAATCGCCCCCATGCACGTCCCGCGCTTCCTGGCCTTCATGCCGCGCGACGGAGAACTGAGCGGCCACCTGAGCGAGTGGCCCGCGGACGCCTTGGCGGCCGTGCTGGACGTGGACAACAATGACCCGGTGCGCGTGGCGGGCGCGGACCTGTCCACCTTCAGCGGGCCGGTCGTGAACGTGGATCATCACGGCACGAACGCCCGCCGGGCCGACGCGCTGGCCGTTGATCCCGCCCAGCCGGCGGCGGCTGCGATGATCGCCGAACTGGTGGACCTGCTGGGCGCCACCTGGACCGAGGAGATCGCCACGCCCCTGATGCTGGGTCTGATCACGGACACGGGATCGTTCCGGTTCGAGTCCGTGACGCCCGCCGCGTTCCAGACAGCCGCGACCCTCCGGGCGGCCGGCGCGCGGCTGGGGTGGATCAACGATCACCTGGGGCAGAATCCGCAGACGTACTACACGCTGCTGCGCGAGGTGTTGGGCACCCTACAGGTTCTGCATGACGGGCGCGTGGTGCTGGTCCGCGTGGACGGCGGGATGCTGGAGCGCACCGGAGCCGCGTGGGAGGACGTGGAGAACTACGTCGGGATGTTCCGCAACGTGGAAGGCTCGCAGCTGGCCGTGATGGTCAAGGATTTCGGGGAGCGCGTGAAGGTCTCCCTGCGGTCCCGCGCGGGCCTGAGCGCCCAGAACGTCGCGGTGGCCCTGGGCGGCGGCGGGCACGTCCCGGCGGCGGGCGCCAGCCTGAACCTCACGTGGCCAGAGGCGTTCCCGCTGCTGGACGCGGCCATTCAGGCCGAGCTGCGCCGCGTGGACGACCTGAACGGAACGCCACGGCCAAGCGGAAGCCCAGGCGCCCCCTGA
- a CDS encoding serine hydrolase, with amino-acid sequence MTLLRRAALLGPALLIACAQPAPQREGHVTLQRERHAVQADPLRDERGCLRAAPAVQKAPAPPHALSGRLGLWVAEVDPVTLRPVRAVATNPDSSFPLASTYKQAVLWALLREIDAGRVQPTERFDVTRQNQSLGSYPFDHSDVRTLTARMIHNSDNTATDILHRRAGLGAVQDVADRLGLCRTRLILPTKDWWVAQSGLSATFSGTARWNDARGEEQRRLAALIDHDAQQYRADYVQRRLDAYFDERADNSLDVQAYNLSTPYEFGTLVAQEFLRPDLSASSRRWQREVMATGFGRSALTLTHQKRVKYVGAKGGNGWQLLTYSGYVETTDGRHLVYVFMQHGADQTYTMPNTRRAFAWINAALKVVLGGDRASMGAPTPP; translated from the coding sequence GTGACGCTGCTCAGGCGGGCCGCTCTGCTCGGGCCCGCGCTTCTGATCGCCTGTGCACAGCCCGCGCCGCAGCGCGAGGGGCACGTGACGCTGCAACGGGAACGGCACGCCGTGCAGGCCGACCCACTGCGGGACGAGCGGGGCTGCCTGCGGGCCGCCCCCGCAGTCCAGAAGGCCCCGGCGCCCCCGCACGCCCTGAGTGGCCGCCTGGGGCTGTGGGTAGCCGAGGTGGATCCCGTCACGTTGCGGCCCGTTCGCGCGGTCGCCACCAACCCTGACAGTTCCTTCCCGCTGGCGAGCACGTACAAGCAGGCTGTGCTGTGGGCCCTGCTGCGCGAAATTGACGCCGGACGCGTCCAGCCGACCGAGCGGTTCGACGTGACCCGGCAGAACCAGTCGCTGGGCAGTTACCCCTTCGATCATTCGGACGTGCGCACCCTGACCGCCCGCATGATTCACAACAGTGACAACACCGCGACCGACATCCTGCACCGCCGCGCCGGCCTGGGCGCCGTGCAGGACGTCGCGGACCGCCTGGGCCTGTGCCGAACGCGCCTGATCCTGCCCACCAAGGACTGGTGGGTCGCCCAGTCGGGCCTGTCCGCGACCTTCAGCGGCACGGCCCGCTGGAACGACGCGCGCGGCGAGGAGCAGCGCCGCCTGGCGGCCCTCATCGATCACGACGCCCAGCAGTACCGGGCGGATTATGTGCAGCGCCGGCTTGACGCGTACTTCGACGAGCGCGCCGACAACAGCCTGGACGTTCAGGCGTACAACCTCAGCACACCGTACGAGTTCGGCACGCTGGTCGCGCAGGAATTCCTGCGGCCTGACCTGTCCGCCAGTTCACGCCGCTGGCAGCGCGAGGTCATGGCCACCGGCTTCGGCCGGTCCGCGCTGACCCTCACGCACCAGAAGCGCGTGAAGTACGTCGGGGCCAAGGGCGGCAACGGCTGGCAGCTCCTGACCTACAGCGGCTACGTGGAGACCACGGACGGGCGCCATCTCGTGTACGTGTTCATGCAGCACGGCGCGGACCAGACGTACACCATGCCGAACACCCGCCGGGCCTTCGCGTGGATCAATGCGGCCCTGAAGGTGGTGCTCGGCGGTGACCGCGCCTCCATGGGCGCGCCCACCCCGCCCTGA
- a CDS encoding NUDIX domain-containing protein: MSDEDSAQAAAREWHEETGLTAGELLLVGVVESFFGPPGRREHEIGFSYHLPAPSNLPDGTFTVHDNPDVQCQWVPFDRIEATPVYPLVVRDLLRVPPGEVRHILNREA; the protein is encoded by the coding sequence ATGTCGGACGAGGATTCCGCGCAGGCCGCCGCGCGCGAATGGCACGAGGAGACCGGCCTGACCGCAGGCGAGCTGCTGCTAGTCGGGGTCGTCGAGAGCTTTTTCGGCCCGCCGGGTCGGCGCGAGCACGAGATCGGCTTCTCCTACCACCTGCCTGCCCCATCCAACCTGCCGGACGGGACGTTCACCGTGCACGACAACCCGGACGTGCAGTGCCAGTGGGTGCCCTTCGACCGGATCGAGGCGACCCCGGTGTACCCGCTGGTCGTCCGGGACCTGCTGCGCGTTCCGCCGGGCGAGGTGCGGCACATCCTCAATCGGGAAGCGTAG
- a CDS encoding HAD family hydrolase — MTSEQKRHVAFDWGGVFTVGTFDGRSTQNVADRSGVPVERVRASYFRHVRQLEVGAWTLPQFWTVMQEEAGIPMPYTDFEPLYLGSIHDNAPMYDTLAALPAEVRVGLLSNNYPVVSDHLRRDPRFARFHQPVFSNELGHKKPSPESFAALQQAMGVPAAQVAFVDDVQENIDAANAAGFHGILYHHDQHGAFEATLADWLRG, encoded by the coding sequence ATGACGAGTGAGCAGAAACGGCACGTGGCGTTCGACTGGGGCGGCGTCTTTACAGTGGGCACCTTCGACGGGCGCAGCACCCAGAACGTCGCGGACCGCAGCGGCGTCCCGGTGGAGCGCGTGCGGGCGTCGTACTTCCGGCATGTGCGGCAGCTGGAGGTGGGCGCCTGGACGCTCCCGCAGTTCTGGACGGTGATGCAGGAGGAGGCCGGGATTCCCATGCCGTACACCGATTTCGAGCCGCTGTACCTGGGCAGCATCCACGACAACGCGCCCATGTACGACACGCTGGCCGCGCTGCCCGCGGAGGTCCGGGTGGGGCTGCTGAGCAACAACTACCCGGTCGTCAGCGATCACCTGCGCCGCGACCCGCGGTTCGCCCGGTTCCACCAGCCGGTGTTCAGCAACGAACTGGGGCACAAGAAGCCCTCGCCGGAATCCTTCGCGGCGCTGCAACAGGCCATGGGCGTCCCCGCCGCGCAGGTGGCGTTCGTGGATGACGTGCAGGAGAACATCGACGCGGCAAATGCCGCTGGATTCCACGGCATCCTGTACCACCACGACCAGCATGGGGCGTTCGAGGCGACGCTGGCGGACTGGCTGCGCGGCTGA
- a CDS encoding heterodisulfide reductase-related iron-sulfur binding cluster yields MLPLIHKLLFFVFALIAGGFGAWGFVRLYRRVARGAPASEDRAGNPVSRALYALRVSLTQERTFRRRTAISVLHAFIFYGFVYYLLVNVVDGLEGYLNFHLDSEASPLLALYNVLADILSLLVLVGVLSLVIRRLFLPSKRDFRFTDKTLLHPLLKANYILRDSLIVSAFITFHVGSRILGNAAKMAQEGGDTFQPFSTALGNLLFSGLSEQTLMGWRIFGYWGALGSVLAFLAYFPFTKHIHIFMAPLNYALKRPVGSGVLPPMKGLEEAMEAEDPKLGAEKLEDLEWPRLLDAYSCIQCNRCQDVCPANATGKALSPAALEINKRMELNVIAAHPSPFTLKPAPFESGASTAHPLLEFAINEESVWACTTCGACMQVCPVQDEQMLDIIDIRRHQVMVAGEFPPQLQTAFRGMERASNPWGISRDKRMEWAEGLKVPTIDENPTPDVIYWVGCAASYDPGAQKVARSFVQLLDKAGVNYAVLGKKEACTGDSARRAGNEFLYQQLAAENVETLNTVAPKLIVATCPHCMNAIGNEYRQLGGDYRTIHHTEYLETLVAAGKLPMDRLAENVTYHDPCYLGRHNGVYDAPRTLITKMAGEVLDLERSRENSFCCGAGGAQFWKEEEEGSERVSDNRFRELQARLDGAKAASDEFVQTGKVVAVGCPFCKAMLNSTPEKQKRDDIIVKDVAELMLESVQRADGTWQQAAPTGPVADATPLEQPEVVSAPNAQTPMDRTGEQPGAGAPAAVVGETSAAVINAQPGSPDAMQGTQPEAQAAHPETSARKSWKPKTASPAGPSGDDVQAAAPAPDPAPASTPDAAPARKSWKPRAADDVSAAPVPTPASEATPTPTEPGPTAAPARKAWAPKAKTDDVNPAPVPAAEAAPSEATPEAPSADAPARKAWAPKAKADTTPAPSPAEPVEPVAAAPAPAPSEGERKKWAPKAQTVSAAPAAGPAPAAAAQVTEPVITPSEPATASAPAGERKKWAPKVQAAEATTPATSEPAQAEAPIAAPPITEHVHLDQVGENLLEEGQQATSEPGAGGRKKWPPKKKPD; encoded by the coding sequence TTGCTGCCCCTGATTCACAAACTGCTGTTCTTCGTCTTCGCCCTGATCGCCGGCGGCTTCGGCGCCTGGGGCTTTGTCCGCCTCTACCGGCGTGTCGCGCGCGGCGCCCCCGCAAGCGAGGACCGCGCCGGGAACCCCGTATCGCGCGCCCTGTACGCCCTGCGCGTCAGCCTCACCCAGGAACGCACCTTCCGCCGCCGCACCGCCATCAGTGTCCTGCACGCCTTCATCTTCTACGGCTTCGTGTACTACCTGCTCGTGAACGTCGTCGACGGCCTCGAAGGGTACCTGAACTTCCACCTCGACAGCGAAGCCAGCCCCCTGCTGGCCCTGTACAACGTCCTGGCTGACATCCTCAGCCTGCTCGTCCTCGTGGGCGTCCTCAGCCTCGTTATCCGCCGCCTGTTCCTGCCCAGCAAACGCGACTTCCGCTTCACCGACAAGACGCTGCTGCACCCGCTGCTCAAGGCGAACTACATCCTGCGTGACAGCCTGATCGTCAGCGCCTTCATCACCTTCCACGTCGGCAGCCGCATCCTCGGCAACGCCGCCAAGATGGCCCAGGAGGGCGGCGACACCTTCCAGCCGTTCAGCACCGCGCTGGGTAACCTCCTCTTCAGCGGCCTGAGCGAGCAGACCCTGATGGGCTGGCGCATCTTCGGGTACTGGGGCGCGCTGGGCAGCGTCCTGGCGTTCCTGGCGTACTTCCCGTTCACCAAGCACATCCACATCTTCATGGCGCCCCTGAACTACGCCTTGAAACGCCCCGTCGGTAGCGGCGTCCTGCCCCCCATGAAGGGCCTGGAGGAGGCCATGGAGGCCGAGGACCCCAAACTGGGCGCGGAGAAGCTGGAAGACCTGGAATGGCCGCGCCTGCTCGACGCGTACTCCTGCATCCAGTGCAACCGCTGCCAGGACGTCTGCCCGGCCAATGCGACCGGCAAGGCCCTGAGCCCCGCCGCGCTGGAGATCAACAAACGCATGGAACTCAACGTGATCGCGGCGCACCCCAGCCCCTTCACGCTGAAACCCGCGCCCTTCGAGTCCGGGGCCAGCACCGCGCACCCTCTGCTGGAATTTGCTATCAACGAGGAAAGCGTGTGGGCCTGCACCACCTGCGGCGCCTGCATGCAGGTCTGCCCCGTGCAGGACGAGCAGATGCTCGATATTATTGACATACGCCGCCATCAGGTCATGGTCGCCGGTGAGTTCCCCCCGCAGCTGCAGACCGCCTTCCGCGGCATGGAACGCGCCAGCAACCCCTGGGGCATCAGCCGCGACAAGCGCATGGAATGGGCCGAGGGCCTCAAGGTCCCCACCATCGACGAGAACCCCACCCCGGACGTCATCTACTGGGTGGGCTGCGCCGCCAGCTACGACCCAGGCGCGCAGAAGGTCGCCCGCAGCTTCGTGCAGCTGCTCGACAAGGCCGGCGTGAACTACGCCGTGCTGGGCAAGAAGGAAGCCTGCACCGGCGACAGCGCCCGCCGCGCCGGCAACGAATTCCTGTACCAGCAGCTCGCCGCCGAGAACGTCGAGACCCTGAACACCGTCGCGCCGAAACTCATCGTGGCGACCTGCCCGCACTGCATGAACGCCATCGGCAACGAGTACCGGCAGCTGGGCGGCGACTACCGCACCATCCACCACACCGAGTACCTCGAGACCCTTGTGGCCGCCGGGAAGCTCCCCATGGACCGGCTCGCGGAGAACGTCACGTACCACGACCCCTGCTACCTGGGCCGCCACAACGGCGTGTACGACGCGCCCCGCACCCTCATCACGAAAATGGCGGGCGAGGTGCTGGACCTGGAACGCAGCCGCGAGAACTCCTTCTGCTGCGGCGCGGGCGGCGCGCAGTTCTGGAAGGAAGAGGAGGAGGGCAGCGAGCGCGTCAGCGACAACCGCTTCCGTGAACTCCAGGCCCGCCTGGACGGCGCCAAGGCGGCCAGCGACGAGTTCGTGCAGACCGGCAAGGTCGTCGCCGTGGGCTGCCCGTTCTGCAAGGCCATGCTGAACTCCACGCCCGAGAAGCAGAAACGCGACGACATCATCGTCAAGGACGTCGCGGAACTCATGCTTGAGAGCGTGCAGCGCGCCGACGGCACGTGGCAGCAGGCCGCTCCCACCGGTCCCGTGGCGGACGCTACCCCGCTGGAGCAGCCTGAGGTCGTCAGCGCCCCCAACGCGCAGACCCCGATGGACCGCACCGGCGAGCAGCCCGGCGCCGGTGCCCCCGCCGCTGTGGTCGGCGAGACGAGCGCCGCCGTCATCAACGCCCAGCCCGGCAGTCCCGATGCCATGCAGGGCACCCAGCCCGAGGCGCAGGCGGCACACCCCGAAACCAGCGCCCGCAAGAGCTGGAAGCCGAAAACTGCGAGCCCGGCAGGTCCAAGCGGGGATGATGTGCAGGCTGCCGCGCCCGCTCCCGACCCTGCGCCCGCATCCACGCCGGACGCCGCCCCGGCCCGCAAGAGCTGGAAGCCCAGAGCAGCGGATGATGTGAGCGCCGCGCCCGTACCCACGCCCGCCAGCGAGGCCACTCCGACTCCGACCGAACCGGGCCCCACCGCGGCCCCCGCCCGCAAAGCATGGGCGCCGAAAGCCAAGACGGACGACGTGAACCCCGCACCCGTCCCGGCGGCCGAGGCCGCGCCATCCGAGGCGACCCCAGAGGCGCCCAGCGCTGACGCGCCCGCCCGCAAGGCCTGGGCCCCTAAGGCGAAGGCCGACACCACCCCGGCGCCTTCCCCAGCTGAACCTGTCGAGCCCGTCGCCGCAGCCCCTGCTCCGGCACCCTCAGAGGGTGAGCGGAAGAAGTGGGCCCCGAAAGCGCAAACGGTCAGCGCGGCCCCTGCTGCTGGGCCCGCCCCGGCAGCCGCTGCCCAGGTCACTGAACCTGTGATCACACCTTCCGAACCGGCGACCGCATCGGCCCCGGCCGGCGAGCGGAAGAAATGGGCTCCGAAGGTGCAGGCCGCCGAGGCAACTACTCCGGCGACCTCTGAGCCCGCGCAGGCCGAAGCGCCGATCGCGGCGCCCCCGATCACAGAGCACGTGCACCTGGATCAGGTGGGGGAGAACCTGCTCGAAGAAGGGCAGCAGGCGACGAGTGAACCCGGCGCCGGTGGCCGGAAGAAGTGGCCGCCGAAGAAGAAGCCGGACTGA
- a CDS encoding vWA domain-containing protein, translating to MTPVPVTPEFQRLISGSRLRLRGRSAFFATLLLHAEFVPSREVAAAGTDGERVYVNPEVAATLAPDVLDGLLLHEVLHAALSHVERRGPREKKRWNKAADLIVNGMVSAAGLPTPPQSRRDEHLERLSVEEVYTSIEAESQGDGEDEGDDLLDGPPSDAPPRGQKPGQAGQTQRQWQQALAQARSVEAMSGKGDDPLGEHRELQRLAPARLDWRAHLWRFLARTPVDFGGFDRRFVGRGLYLEALDDESLTALIAVDTSGSVDDDAVRALVGEVQGVLGAYPHVRATLYYADTEAYGPHDLTPGGEIPPPQGGGGTDFRPIFKLLDEHEPDVLIYLTDGYGDFPDAAPRLPTLWVVPPGGLEDEGFPFGEVLRLEEHT from the coding sequence ATGACCCCGGTCCCGGTCACCCCTGAGTTCCAGCGCCTGATCTCCGGCTCCCGGTTGCGCCTGCGGGGGCGGTCGGCGTTCTTCGCGACGCTGCTGCTGCACGCGGAGTTCGTGCCGTCGCGGGAGGTCGCGGCGGCGGGTACGGACGGCGAGCGGGTGTACGTGAACCCGGAGGTCGCCGCGACGCTGGCGCCGGACGTGCTGGACGGTCTGCTGCTGCACGAGGTGCTGCACGCGGCGCTGTCGCACGTGGAACGCCGCGGTCCGCGTGAGAAGAAACGCTGGAACAAGGCGGCGGACCTGATCGTGAACGGCATGGTGTCGGCGGCGGGCCTGCCCACGCCGCCGCAGTCGCGGCGGGACGAGCACCTGGAACGCCTGAGTGTCGAGGAGGTGTACACGTCCATCGAGGCGGAAAGCCAGGGCGACGGCGAGGACGAGGGCGACGACCTGCTCGACGGGCCGCCCAGTGACGCGCCGCCGCGCGGGCAGAAACCGGGGCAGGCCGGGCAGACGCAGCGGCAGTGGCAGCAGGCGCTGGCTCAGGCGCGCAGCGTGGAGGCCATGAGCGGCAAGGGTGACGACCCGCTGGGCGAGCACCGCGAGTTGCAGCGCCTCGCCCCGGCGCGGCTGGACTGGCGCGCGCACCTGTGGCGCTTCCTGGCGCGCACCCCGGTGGATTTCGGGGGCTTCGACCGGCGGTTCGTGGGGCGCGGCCTGTACCTGGAGGCGCTGGACGACGAGTCCCTGACCGCACTGATCGCCGTGGACACGTCCGGCAGCGTGGACGACGACGCGGTGCGGGCCCTGGTGGGCGAGGTGCAGGGCGTGCTGGGCGCGTACCCGCACGTCCGCGCGACCCTCTACTACGCGGACACCGAGGCGTACGGCCCGCACGACCTGACGCCCGGCGGCGAGATCCCCCCACCGCAGGGGGGCGGCGGCACCGACTTCCGCCCGATCTTCAAGCTGCTGGACGAGCACGAACCGGACGTCCTGATCTACCTGACCGACGGGTACGGGGACTTCCCAGACGCCGCGCCGCGCCTGCCCACCCTCTGGGTCGTGCCGCCCGGCGGCCTGGAGGACGAGGGCTTCCCCTTCGGTGAGGTCCTGCGCCTGGAGGAACACACATGA
- a CDS encoding ATP-binding protein, whose amino-acid sequence MSLTAAELQTYLHALVRGELKLATMIWGPPGVGKSSVVAQVAAAHGLDFVDVRLSQLAPTDLRGLPVPESDGQGGGVSRWYPPEFLPRDGRGILFLDEVNMAPPTMQGMAQQLILDRRVGSYELPDGWFVWAAGNRKEDRASVFDMPAPLANRFLHLTVRPDFDSWRSYALGRSLHEHVIAFLTFRPELLHRLDPQQPAWPSPRAWEMASRLHRAGLDATPAIGEAAGAEFSAFVRLYEQLPDLGIVLEGRGAGLRLPDEPSVRYAAVVGLAARAATADEAYHAFTWLADSAGPEWLQLYVATLVSKFQAIGQLADLAELVGRDERLATLVQTTLSLTESA is encoded by the coding sequence GTGAGCCTGACTGCTGCTGAACTTCAGACGTACCTGCACGCCCTCGTCCGCGGCGAACTGAAACTCGCCACGATGATCTGGGGCCCGCCCGGCGTGGGCAAGAGCAGCGTCGTGGCGCAGGTGGCCGCCGCGCACGGCCTGGACTTCGTGGACGTGCGCCTCTCCCAGCTGGCCCCCACGGACCTGCGCGGCCTGCCGGTCCCCGAGAGCGACGGGCAGGGGGGCGGCGTGAGCCGCTGGTACCCCCCGGAATTCCTGCCCAGGGACGGGCGCGGCATCCTGTTCCTGGACGAGGTGAACATGGCCCCGCCCACCATGCAGGGCATGGCGCAGCAGCTCATCCTGGACCGCCGGGTGGGCAGCTACGAACTGCCGGACGGCTGGTTCGTGTGGGCCGCCGGGAACCGCAAGGAGGACCGCGCCAGCGTGTTCGACATGCCCGCCCCCCTCGCCAACCGCTTCCTGCACCTGACGGTCCGCCCGGACTTCGACTCCTGGCGCAGCTACGCCCTGGGCCGGAGCCTCCACGAGCACGTTATCGCGTTCCTGACGTTCCGCCCGGAACTCCTGCACCGCCTCGACCCGCAGCAGCCGGCGTGGCCCAGCCCGCGCGCCTGGGAGATGGCGTCGCGTCTGCACCGCGCCGGACTGGACGCCACGCCCGCCATCGGCGAGGCCGCCGGGGCTGAATTCAGCGCGTTCGTGCGCCTGTACGAGCAGCTGCCTGACCTGGGCATCGTGCTGGAAGGCCGGGGCGCGGGCCTGCGCCTGCCCGACGAACCCAGCGTCCGCTACGCCGCCGTCGTGGGCCTCGCCGCGCGCGCCGCCACCGCCGACGAGGCCTACCACGCCTTCACGTGGCTGGCCGACAGCGCCGGACCCGAATGGCTCCAGCTGTACGTCGCCACCCTCGTCAGCAAGTTCCAGGCCATCGGGCAGCTCGCGGACCTCGCCGAACTCGTGGGCCGGGACGAACGCCTCGCGACGCTCGTGCAGACCACGCTGAGCCTCACGGAAAGCGCGTGA